The DNA sequence CGGATAGAGACCGTTGCAAAAATATTATAACACCAAAGTTGAGTTCAAAAATATAACAAAATGTTATAGAAAAAGGATGAGATTGCCACACCCCCTGCGGGGGTTCGCAATGACGGCGTGGGCTGTGCGTGGGCGTACCTATCCGTCATTACGAGGAGCGATAGCGACGTGGTAATCTCATCATTATTATATTTTAGGCTGCTACTCGGTATTAATTGGGAAATACTTTTCCCCCATTTTGGGAATTTTGCAACGGTCTCGGATTGGTATTAAACTTGCCGGCACAAGACATATTCACACAAAAAGTGGTATCTTAGTAAAATTACCGGAGGGAGGTATGGCTTGAAAAAGTTGGGTTTTGACACACTGCGCGGGCTCTATGAGGACTACCACAGTGAGCTTGTCTCTCTTTGTGATATTTCTGGTGATGTTTATAATACTTTTCTCTCGAAGGGCTATGGTGCTACATTTTCGGATGTGGAATCGGAGGTCCTTTATATGCTTATTCGCAGGTTTAAACCGGAGGTGGTGTTTGAGGTCTCACCGGATTGCGGTTATTCCACTCACTATATCCTTCAGGCTCTTACAAAAAATAACCATGGAGAGTGTTACAGCTTTGAATTAAGCAAGACAATCAGAGGAATCCCTACAGAGGACGCCATCTGCGGTGTACAGCATAAATCCTCTGATTTAAACCGTTTGCACGTTATCATTGGCGATGCCCGCCTAAACACGCTGAAGATGAATGTCAGCCCTAACTTTGTCTTTATAGACAGTTGCCATGATGATTATTTTGCAGAGTGGTACATAAAATCCCTGTTTCCGCAATGCAGTGGCCCGGCACTGATTCATGACATCATGTGCCCAAAGGGGACGCCGGAGTTTTCAACTGAGTCGTACTATGTAGAGAATCAACTGATAAAGACAAAATGCCCACATGTTTTTATAGGAGATTTTGATTTTTTCTTTGAGGATGAAAGGGGAAAAATGTCCCTGGCTCAGCGCAGAAATATGTACTCAAATGCCCTTTTTATAGAGGACTGTTCACACTTTAAAAACCAGGATTTTGAATCTGCCAAAGATCTGGTTACAGAGTATTTTTCTAATTGCAGTGACGCGTGGAAAATACAAAGCTCTCAGGTATCTGAGTGGAAAAACAATAAAGAACTTACGGGCAGCAATATAAAAAGCAAGGGTGCGCCTGTCTTTACCAGAGAGCAGTATGCCAAAATTTTTGAAATGTTTCCACTGACCTTTACACATGAAACGTTGCTTGATAACTCACAGGAGAGACAATCAAAAATCGATGTTATTAACTCAAACATAAACTCCATTTCAGACCTGTACTCGTTTGTTGTGGTAAAGCCAAAAATTAAGGACGTTGCCAAATATATTGACAATACCAGTTTTGTAACCTGCACTGGAGACAATAACCCTGTTGAAATCTATTACCTGCTCTCTAACATGCAAAACCCAGCTAAGTACTACAAGGACAAAGGTATTGACGATACGATAATCAAAAATCCGGATGTTGCAACTTTCTGGAAACTCAAAATCATAGAGTCTATTAACGAAAGCAGCCAGTGGAAATATGAACAGATTAAGCCTGTTTTACCGGAAATAAGGAACTCTTTAATATATAACAAATACCTGGCCTTACAGATTATCGCCGAGCCTTCACTATTAAGCAGCATAATATCTGTAATTTTCTTAAATTATAACGCACTGGATGATAAGAGATATCCAATCCTCTACAGGTACATAACGTTTATACTAAAAAAATATAATAACTATCTCGGAGAGGAATTAAAATCTGAATTACAGAAAAATCTTCTGTTTTTAGCAGAAAATACAAGAAAAGCTGCCTTTGATTCCTCAACGGAGCTGTTGCTGTCCGGACAGTTGAAGTTGTCATTTATGCTTTACAGAAATTACACAAAGCACAACAGAGTAAGTTTAAAAGAAAGGCTTATTTATTTCAGACAGATAAAGACAAAAATCAAGGATTTCTTAAAGAGCCGCCTTGTTGGAGTGTTTAGTGGCTAAGATAATAACGGTAATCAATCAGAAGGGTGGGGTGGGAAAGACCACCGTGGCCGTGAATCTTTCCAGTTTTATGTCTGAGTATTTTGAGAAAATCCTGCTGCTGGATTTTGATCCGCAATCGGATGCCTCCGTGTGGTTGTGTAAAGACTACGGCAATCCGGTAAGCCAGATTAGCACTCAGCAACGTACTCCAAAAATCGAGGATATTCTGCGTTTTGGCCTGAAAAATGATCTTGACGACAGTGCCGTAAGACAAGAACTTAAAGAGCTTGCGTTAGCCGCAGTGTCCGGGCATAACCCTGCCGTTGTCACCACATCCTTAAACCTGGACCGGATAGACCGGGAAATGACAGGCATTGGGGAGCGTAAGGCTGCCGCTAAACTTATTGAAACCATTAAAATCATATCCGAGGACTATGACCTTGTGCTGATTGATACGGCGCCCTACATCTCAAACCTTCACTATATTGTAGTGAGTGCCTCAGATTACATTTTGATTCCAATAACTCTGGATGCAACGGCAATCGGAGGCGGCGGAAACGTGATAAACCTGATACTCTCAGACGTCAGAAAGTACTACAGCAATCCCGGGGTTTCGGTAATTGGAGTGCTGATAAATAATTACGAGAAGGTGTCAAACATATCAAAGGCTATGGAGGATATGGCCCTTGAGGTGTTTGGCGATTTGATATTTAAAACCCGGATCAAAGCAGCCGTAAAACTCCGTGAGCTACCCATACTAAACTCCACGCTGGATAAGGTCTATCCCAAACTCCCCTTGTCTCAGGACTTTAAAGACCTGGCGCTTGAGATATACACCAGAATGCGTGGGTAAGTTATAGGTATTTGCGGACACAGTGTCCGCAAGATGGAAGGCAGAGAATCAGGGAAAAGGGATTTATCCGCAGATGACGCAGATGGACGCAGATAAATTAAATAATCAGCACCGCTTTATTATATACTACAGAGGAGATGGGGGAAATTGGATGCCGCTTGATTTAAGCAGTTTACGGAAAGCGTTGTTGTACTTAGGGGGCGCGCTTGAGTTTGCCGCAAGCGCAAAGGCGGCGGCACTGTCTGAGACGGAGCGGGACGTCATCAGGGCCGGAGTTATTCAGAATTTTGAGTTTACATATGAGCTGTCGTGGAAATTCATCCGCTCAGAGTGGACGTCGTTGACTGGCACAGATGCTCCCCAGAGTTCAGAGAAATAACCGGACAGCGTTACGAGGTGATTTGAAAGAGTATCACAGTAAACACTGTTGTGCAATCAAGTTACAAAAGATTATTTGTACTGGGCATGAGTTCCAATCACAGCCTTTTCAGAGACGGCATCAAGCCTGCCTGACCTTACATCTTGTTCAAATTCTGCATCCCATTTTGCAGAATCAAATTTCTCTTCAAACCAAACCCTGAATTGAACTAACTCCTCTTGTGATAAACTTGATACTGCCTTTTCAATTTCCTGTACTTTTGACATATTTCACCTCCTGTAACGCCTTTGTATCAAGTATGTTGTCCGCCATTTAATCAGTGTAATCATAGTCCGGAATGTTTGCGTTTTTGTTCCCGTTCTGTTTCTGCTGCAAGCTCTGCGCGGCAGAGTGTTTCCAAAGCGGGCAGCTCATCTATCACAACGCGCCACAGCACATTGTTTGAAACCCGTTCGTAGTTATGCCGTAACACATTACCAATGCCTGCCACTTTCTGCCATGGAATTTCCGGATGCCGCTCCTTAATTTCAACAGGCAGATGGCGGCTCGCCTCTGAGATAATTTCAACGCCGCGCTCAATGAGCCATTGTTTGCGCCTGTCAGCGTCATAGGCCTCAAGCGTTAACCCGGACATTTCGATGTTAATAAGCTCAATGGCTTCAATAATGTCTGTCAGGCGCGGCACGGGCGAGGGATTTGTCACTTAAAACACCTGAATTGCAGATGCCTCGATTTGCTCCCGCAGCATCTTGTGCAAACTGTCGCGCGTCATGATGTCTGTCTTGCAGCCAAGAATCTGAGCCGCTGCATTCTTTACATCCATTAGCTCAAAGAGGCCAAACTTTCCTACTTCATAGTCAAAAAACAGATCCACATCAGAATTCTCATTAGCCTCATTGCGCGCAGTTGATCCAAACATGTAAAGACTCTCCACCCCAAGCCGCCTGAGTTCGTCTTCATGTTGTTTTAACAGGCTTATGGCCTCGCTGCGTTGCATTTCATATATTATAACACATGTGGCACTTTACGCCTATACCAATTTGAGACCGTTGCAAAAATATTATAACACCAAAGTTGAGTTCAAAAATATAACAAAATGTTATAGAAAAAGGATGAGATTGCCACACCCCCTGCGGGGGTTCGCAATGACGGCGTGGGCTGTGCGTGGGCGTACCTATCCGTCATTACGAGGAGCGATAGCGACGTGGTAATCTCATCATTATTATATTTTAGGCTGCTACTCGGTATTAATTGGGAAATACTTTTCCCCCATTTTGGGAATTTTGCAACGGTCTCAAGTTGCATTCTATCGCCTAACTTTGTTGGCATCGTCAAAAGCTCCTCAACGTACTAAAAGTACGCCTACGTCGCCTTCTCCTTGCCGTCTCGTTATGCTTCTGACTGCTACTTGCTATGCCGCTACTTCACAAGATAATCCATTAATTCCTCAAACGTCTTGCTATTGTAAAACTCTGTCCTTCTGAGGCCTGTGATTAAAAAAGGAGTATCATAATCATCTCTGTCCTCCAATTTCAGGGGTATAACTTTTTGTTTTGTTGTTTCAGTAATTACTCTGTGTAAAACCGCCTCATATTCGGCTCTGCACCAGTTTGATTTCCCAAGTGCGGGACTTAGGCAGACCAAAACGTGCTTACTGGCTTGTAGTCCGTCTTCTATTTTGTTAACAATCCCATCGCCAAAGCCTATCTGCTCATGGTCAATCCAATAGGTTATTCCTCTGCTTTTAAACTTTGGCAAAATTCTATCCGTAATAAAATCAGCATCCTTTGAACTGTGGCTGATAAACACATCAAATTTACTATCTCCCATGCTTTTTGAATCCTCCTCCTTTTTTCTCCTTTCCGTAGTTTCAATCCCGTTAAGAAGTTCTTTAACTGACACCGCCTTTGTTGATTCCATGCAAGAAAATTCGCTCTTTCCTTCTATTTCAAACTTACGAACATTTTCATATTTATATACTGACGGGCAATTTCCCGTACACGTACACGGTATCAGTAAATCCACTTTCAGCTTCTTTATCTTATCGTTAATTGTATCGAAATGCTGCCTTATGAGCCAGAGAAACTCCCGTTTGCTTTCGCCTGTTACCGTTATATCTATCAATCTTTTTGACTCATCCGCTTTGATATACGCGGAGGTTTTTTCTGTCTCTGTTTCTTTACTTAAAATAACTCCCTCTCTCCAGCATTGGTATTTATCATTATCTCTTTTGATTAAATCATGAACCCGGACTATAAAATGCGGCATCACATTTTTAGGTAAAAACTCATATTGGTACAAGACATGCGTACAGGTAGTAAAATCATCATCAACGTCTATCGGCTCTCTGGGCAAGACGCTTGGGATGATGTAGTTATTTGTATCTCCCATAGCAAAGGAGAGTTCAAATTTTCTCATGAGCCTCAAAAGGGTAGGGTATTGAGATGCAGGATAACCGTCCATATCTTTCCAGATTTCCGGCAGGTCGTCCTCGCATAAAACACCTTGCTTCAGTTTTTTTGACGCTACCACTTTATAGACCGCATGAGTGCCCCAGGCGGGTTTTATTATCAGTGTGTTACGTAAAATGACGTCGTCTTTAAAATGCAGAAATACTCCCAAATCGTGAAGATATTCGGCAAGCAGGCTTTCCTCACTTTCAGTTATTTTGTGCTTTTTGCAGAGTTTATTAAATTCTGAATAATCTATATAATTTCGTGTGTCGTCTTCTAACACCTCCCTTACCTTGCGCCATGAGCTGAACCATTCTGTGCCCATAAGAGGGAGCTTAGCCGCCACATCGCCGATTACATTCTTCAATTTACTAAAAGAATCGGGTCCCTTTCTAGGAGTTTTGGAACTTACCTTAAGGAACCCCATGATATTGGGAAATTTCGTTTTTAAGTCTTTGAAGTTAATCTCTTCAATATACGTATCACATTTATTCAGGACTAAAATGATCGGGCTGTCCTCACCAAAGGCTTTTATAACATTGAGCCAGTCCTCGATTCTGCCAAAGACCGCCTCTTGTCTTGCGTCCCAGACAAGCATATAGACGGAGCGCTTGGTTAAGAAAAACTGATGTGTTGCGTGATATATCTCTTGCCCACCGAAATCCCATACATTGAGTGTGATTTCATTGCCGCCATTTTGACTAATCTTTAGTTTTTTGATCTCTATTCCTTCGGTTGACTTCTGAGTATCTGAAAAACTGTTATCAGTAAGCCTTCTTAAAATACTTGTCTTTCCTACTCCGCCCTGGCCTACAATTATAAGCTTTGCCTCGTATAATTTTGTTATAACAGTTGTTTTCTTGTTTAGCAATTCAAAATATTCTCTTATAGCATGAATACCCTTAGAGGCAATTTCTATCGGCGGGGTTTTAAGCGGGTTATCTGATACAAAAAAATCTGTTAGTTTATTAAGCTTTCCAATCTCATGCGGCAGTGCTGTTAGTTGGTTGTTATAAATATCAAGCGTTTGTAAATTATTAAGATTTCCAATATCAGGGGGCAGCGTTGTCAGTCCTCTGTTTGATAAATCTAAATAAGTTTCACTATCTCTATACGCTCTATTGATTATTTCTAATAGTTCATTTTCATCCACCTCAAATCAGCCTCCCCTTTATAGAACACACAATGGAAATCATTTTCCATAGGTGTTATTTTACAGGGTTTGGGAGTATTTTGCAAATTTTAGAAGATGGTTTGACGCGCACGGCGTTGGAGCAGTCTTTTAGACTGCTCCGCAACGTTTGGGATAGTAGTTTTTTATATCTGAAACACTGAAGTCAAAAGAGGAAACACTGTGGTGCAATCTATAAGATTGCACCAACGGGTTTGGGAGATACACACGGATAAACACAGATGATAGGTATTTAATTTTTATCTGTGTTCATCTGTGGTTGCAATTCTCATGTTGGATGTGGGGGAGGCGCAGATGAAATCTCTTAAGAAATCATAGTCCGTCATTTAATCAATTAAATCATAGTTCAGAAACGTTTGGGGAATTGCACCAACACAGGATAATCTTAAGCGCTTTTCTTATCAGAGGAGGAAGGGAACGCCTCCTGAATTTCCTCTTTGACTATTTTTCTTACGCTTACCCCAATTTTTTCAATATAGTCAACCATCCTGACATTGAACTCGTCTTTAGTGAGACAGTTATCCAGCCTTGCCTCAACCTTGTCAAACCGCTCGTCAACCTTGTCAAACCGCTCGTCAACCTTGTCAAACCGCTCGTCAATCTCAGTGAATTTCGTGGTCACCATACGTTTGAAGTCGTGAAAGTCGTTCATATAGTTGTAAAACAAAAAAGCAAGCCTGTCAGGCGGCTGTGTTTGGGCTAAGATCTCATCAAGAACCTCTACGACTATCTTTTTGATTTCGTTTTTATCTGTTGTCTGCATATATGTGCCTTCCTCCTATGTATTATCTTATAGTTAAATTATGTTGCGTGTCAAGACGCTATAAAACGGCAGCACTTATAGCAACT is a window from the Nitrospirota bacterium genome containing:
- a CDS encoding ParA family protein, producing the protein MAKIITVINQKGGVGKTTVAVNLSSFMSEYFEKILLLDFDPQSDASVWLCKDYGNPVSQISTQQRTPKIEDILRFGLKNDLDDSAVRQELKELALAAVSGHNPAVVTTSLNLDRIDREMTGIGERKAAAKLIETIKIISEDYDLVLIDTAPYISNLHYIVVSASDYILIPITLDATAIGGGGNVINLILSDVRKYYSNPGVSVIGVLINNYEKVSNISKAMEDMALEVFGDLIFKTRIKAAVKLRELPILNSTLDKVYPKLPLSQDFKDLALEIYTRMRG
- a CDS encoding nucleotidyltransferase substrate binding protein, with amino-acid sequence MSARWKAENQGKGIYPQMTQMDADKLNNQHRFIIYYRGDGGNWMPLDLSSLRKALLYLGGALEFAASAKAAALSETERDVIRAGVIQNFEFTYELSWKFIRSEWTSLTGTDAPQSSEK
- a CDS encoding DUF86 domain-containing protein, whose translation is MTNPSPVPRLTDIIEAIELINIEMSGLTLEAYDADRRKQWLIERGVEIISEASRHLPVEIKERHPEIPWQKVAGIGNVLRHNYERVSNNVLWRVVIDELPALETLCRAELAAETEREQKRKHSGL
- a CDS encoding nucleotidyltransferase family protein produces the protein MQRSEAISLLKQHEDELRRLGVESLYMFGSTARNEANENSDVDLFFDYEVGKFGLFELMDVKNAAAQILGCKTDIMTRDSLHKMLREQIEASAIQVF
- a CDS encoding TIR domain-containing protein, with the protein product MDENELLEIINRAYRDSETYLDLSNRGLTTLPPDIGNLNNLQTLDIYNNQLTALPHEIGKLNKLTDFFVSDNPLKTPPIEIASKGIHAIREYFELLNKKTTVITKLYEAKLIIVGQGGVGKTSILRRLTDNSFSDTQKSTEGIEIKKLKISQNGGNEITLNVWDFGGQEIYHATHQFFLTKRSVYMLVWDARQEAVFGRIEDWLNVIKAFGEDSPIILVLNKCDTYIEEINFKDLKTKFPNIMGFLKVSSKTPRKGPDSFSKLKNVIGDVAAKLPLMGTEWFSSWRKVREVLEDDTRNYIDYSEFNKLCKKHKITESEESLLAEYLHDLGVFLHFKDDVILRNTLIIKPAWGTHAVYKVVASKKLKQGVLCEDDLPEIWKDMDGYPASQYPTLLRLMRKFELSFAMGDTNNYIIPSVLPREPIDVDDDFTTCTHVLYQYEFLPKNVMPHFIVRVHDLIKRDNDKYQCWREGVILSKETETEKTSAYIKADESKRLIDITVTGESKREFLWLIRQHFDTINDKIKKLKVDLLIPCTCTGNCPSVYKYENVRKFEIEGKSEFSCMESTKAVSVKELLNGIETTERRKKEEDSKSMGDSKFDVFISHSSKDADFITDRILPKFKSRGITYWIDHEQIGFGDGIVNKIEDGLQASKHVLVCLSPALGKSNWCRAEYEAVLHRVITETTKQKVIPLKLEDRDDYDTPFLITGLRRTEFYNSKTFEELMDYLVK